The Dreissena polymorpha isolate Duluth1 chromosome 9, UMN_Dpol_1.0, whole genome shotgun sequence genome contains the following window.
tattctgaacaagtttcatgaagattggacaataaatgtgacttctagattgtaaacaatacttttatttaatttgaccgtGTTACCTAGTACTTGACGTcacatgaccaagtttcaaattcGACCAAGAGATCATCCAAACAAATCTTCAGACACAAGTTCATgcagattagacaataaatgtggcctctagagtgttaacaaggcaaatattgacgacaGACGACGCTCTACAGAAAAAAGTTGATTCTAAAagatcaccatgagcacattgggCCAAAAAAGAAAAGGTCCGTTTCGGAGCGCCCGACCGTGTCTCCTGAATCGGCGCTGACCCTCAACTTTTATTGGggttgccaaaaaaaaaaaaaaaaaaaatgcgttcattttcgttcatatttcatataagatgtaatagcaagcaaacaaagcatatgtatacatgtatttcttattataagatttagtagccttccattttAGTACCCGAAAAAAataatccctacctaccgaccttgttttttttctccaaggagaccagaaacggaccttttttttttggccttGTGTAAACAAGGTTATACTGTagctaaataaggaaaactgcccaacccctggtggccatttttcaacaaactggaaccattttggaactcagctgagatatcataagaacaaatgttctgaataaGTGCGCTACCCCCTAGTGGCTATGTTTTTTGTAGGGCCAGACCCATTTTGGAACTCAGCTTAGATTTTATAAGGACTAATATTCTGACAACgcttcatgaatattggacttcaaatgtgacttctagagtattaacaacgttttacttaagccatataaggataactgccctcttggcggccatgtttttcaactgactggaaccatttttgaactcagctgaTATATCATAGGGAACAAGAAtttcagtgaaactgatggatgctccccaatgatgcgctttgtcaacgtatgtgttaataaacacctaaaaaaatctgttattagcctcggtgaccttgaccccagtgacctcaaacttcatcaaaaggtaaaggtccatgcaaggtacctacatgccaaatatgaaagagataggtaaaatattgaaggcgctatgagaaacggtagcaaaagtgtgacagaaggaagtatattattagcctcggtgaccttgaccttgaccccagtgacctcaaacctcatcaaaaggtagaggtccatgcaaggtaactacatgccaaatatgaaagcgattggtaaagtattgaaggcactatgagaaacggtagcaaaagtgtgacagaaggaagtctattataagccttggtgaccttgaccttgaccccagtgacctcaaacctcatcaaaaggtagaggtccatgcaaggtacttacacgccaaatatgaaagcgattggttaagtattgaaggcgctatgagaaactgtaaaaaaagtgtgacagaaggaagtctattattagcctcggtgaccttgaccttgaccccagtgacctcaaacctcatcaaaaagtagaggtccatgcaaggtacctacatgattaatatgaaagcgattggtaaagtattgaaggaaCTATGAGAAACGGTaccaaaagtgtgacggaaggaagtaaggaaggacaaactggcaactatatgctccgccgaaattttatttcggggagcataaaaatattctgaccaagtttcaatagTTGGACAATGAATGCGATTTATTATTGCACAAGTTGGACAATAAATGGGACTTTTAGAGTTTTAacaaagctttttttattttacccagtgacctagtttttgaaatcACATGatccagttttgaactcggccaAGATCAATCAACCAAATCttaagaccaagtttcatgcagatctgacaataaatgtggcctctatagagtttGCATGGCTAATGTTGACTACGGTTGACACATgatggacaaaaggtgatcccaaaagctcaccatgaccaCGTTGCTAAAAGAATAGCTCTGGAATACCCAGATGCAAAGAAATAAATGCTTATGAATAGTACTATCAAGCCTTGTTAAGAATTACACTTCAAgcaatattcatttaaaacaagagcacctaATAACGGGTGTCACACTCAGTTAAGGGTGCAGTTTGGaacaaatgaaagcttgtcagattaaaaaataataatttaaaggtcacagtgaccttgacctttgacctagtgagctggttatgacaatacctcgggttttctccgaaaacgctgagctaataaaaatgataagtttcaattaaaaaaaacaacaaacatttgcaTCTTACAAGGTCATTCAAAAGAGTATTGCCACTTACAGTCTGCTGCTGCCTGCAGATGAGGCTGATTTCAGCTTTCCAGTTTCCAGTGGAATTCTAGCCTTTGTAAAAGCCAGCTGCCCTTTCATGGAGGCAGATACCACGTCAGGCAGGAGCAGCTGATTGGACAAAGAGGTCTGTCCCAAAGAAACGATTGGTCGATTGACTGTGATGTCATTTGAATGAGATGAAAATACTTGCTTTGAGTCGCCAAGCAAGGCTTTGCCACGGGATATGTTTCTTGGACCAGACAAATTTCTACGGGGAGTTTCTGAGTCACTAAAAGCTCTTTGGCTATGGCTGTAATCTTGAAGAGGATTGGATGCAATTGACATGGCATTTCCACATGCCTCTCTCAGTGAGGGTTGTTCTACATCATTTGTAAACTGGTCGCATGCTGATTTAGAGGGATCATGGACTGCTTTTGTGCTTTTTGAGAAATGGTAATTATGGACAGTTTCACCTTGTGCAGTGATTGTTTCAGCTGACACGGTTCCTCTAGCACTAGGTACTTTGCTCAAATCTTTATCAAAACTTGACATCCCACGTCCAACGTTGTAAATTTGGAAAATTTTGCTACATCCTTTGGCAATCACACCATCAGAATACGACCCTGAAATCCTTTCCCTCGGCCTACCCTTACTGTCACCCGAGTCACTGTGGCTACTAAAGGATCCCACTGGGGATCGGAATCCCCTTCCAACAAACAAACCCCTTCCGCTGCCCTGCAAGGGCTCACCCCCCACTCCTAGACTAGACACTAAACCTCTTCCCTTTGGTCTATTGCTGCTTATGATTCCACTGTCACTTAAGTACTGTAATTGAATAGAATTGCTTGATATGTAACTTCCCTGACTGAGTACTCTTGAACCCTTATCAATCTTGTTTATTTGGCTGCAATCCATAGAAATTTCTTGCCCATCACTATCATCCGGAACACCACTATTTAGATTTGATTTAAAAGGTTTTAAATCCGCCCTATTTTCAAAGCCCTGATCAGTTTCAAGTAAATCGTCACACTGTTCTGGGTTCATCACCGATCTGCCTAGGATTCTGCTCGAGAGTTTCTCGTCCATAGACTGATAACCAGAGTGTCGGACAACCTCAGTGCGCTTTGAGGGCACTGAGCATGTGCTGTGCATGGAACTATTACTGTACAGCCTCTCCCGAAGGTAGTCATCCTGAGAACTCTGGCGTCTTGAGTTCTGTCGTGCTTTACTATTCGAATGTTTCATTTCGTCTTCACTTTCAAAAACAACTGGAGGGTGTTTTTCCTTCTCCAACATTTGGTCTATTGAAATCGGGCTTTTTCTTTCGGTAAATGAAGATGTTTTCACATTGATCCAGCGTTCATGATCATCACTCACTTCTTTCTGAACATTTCCATGACAACCAACAGGATGAGGGTCGAATTCAGCCGCAGCAAGCTGCAGACGAACTTCCTCTCTTTCTTTCCGGCATTTTTCTCGAA
Protein-coding sequences here:
- the LOC127844753 gene encoding uncharacterized protein LOC127844753; its protein translation is MATVEEEVILSHVKVGVHGEIKAKVRDLVAPGDHDDYEDLLLELNKLMKDEQMASNFPYNPDEKELCAGLVEDIWYRVRVEHVLSRMNGPCAMCYLVDEGEEKFIPVSRLRHLPAKFGSLPHQVHTICLHGIQPLSLVTSPEDLMVHPRVRKKWDKAAVKYISERIKDTSLIRGTILYKCSDGALSVRMFLRTSSGGFLSLNDTLVEQGYAINIEDEESGFAGEEAPISVEDKIREKCRKEREEVRLQLAAAEFDPHPVGCHGNVQKEVSDDHERWINVKTSSFTERKSPISIDQMLEKEKHPPVVFESEDEMKHSNSKARQNSRRQSSQDDYLRERLYSNSSMHSTCSVPSKRTEVVRHSGYQSMDEKLSSRILGRSVMNPEQCDDLLETDQGFENRADLKPFKSNLNSGVPDDSDGQEISMDCSQINKIDKGSRVLSQGSYISSNSIQLQYLSDSGIISSNRPKGRGLVSSLGVGGEPLQGSGRGLFVGRGFRSPVGSFSSHSDSGDSKGRPRERISGSYSDGVIAKGCSKIFQIYNVGRGMSSFDKDLSKVPSARGTVSAETITAQGETVHNYHFSKSTKAVHDPSKSACDQFTNDVEQPSLREACGNAMSIASNPLQDYSHSQRAFSDSETPRRNLSGPRNISRGKALLGDSKQVFSSHSNDITVNRPIVSLGQTSLSNQLLLPDVVSASMKGQLAFTKARIPLETGKLKSASSAGSSRLPESYTSTFSSYSGKGATKSAILTQTTSSMTTPEPMVANKQSPLIIYKVSAVIMVEHLCNCISSY